One Candidatus Cloacimonas sp. genomic region harbors:
- the fabG gene encoding 3-oxoacyl-[acyl-carrier-protein] reductase — MKLDFTDKVIVITGAARGIGFAIATAFAKANAKVIIIDIAADAVEQAISELNKEGSRSFGYVGNVTDGKNIESIFADIADKNGTIDCLINNAGITRDNLLIRMKEEDWQSVMDINLKGSFLCTQKVFKYMMRERSGSIINIASVIGIMGNSGQANYAASKGGLIAFTKSCAKEFGSRNIRVNAVAPGFIETDMTASLSPEIRAEYAKVIPLQKMGTPSDVANICLFLASQAGSYITGQTIAVDGGLTMH; from the coding sequence ATGAAACTGGATTTTACCGATAAAGTTATAGTTATTACTGGCGCTGCTCGCGGCATTGGTTTTGCCATAGCTACCGCTTTTGCAAAAGCAAACGCCAAAGTAATTATTATAGACATTGCCGCCGATGCAGTGGAACAAGCAATATCCGAATTGAATAAAGAAGGTTCTCGTTCTTTCGGTTATGTAGGAAATGTAACCGACGGCAAAAATATAGAAAGTATCTTTGCCGACATTGCCGATAAAAATGGAACTATTGACTGCCTGATCAACAATGCAGGCATTACGCGTGATAATCTCCTTATTCGTATGAAAGAAGAGGACTGGCAATCAGTTATGGATATAAACCTGAAAGGCAGTTTTCTCTGTACACAAAAGGTGTTCAAATATATGATGCGAGAACGGAGCGGCTCTATTATCAATATTGCCAGCGTAATCGGAATCATGGGAAATAGTGGTCAGGCAAATTATGCCGCTTCCAAAGGCGGACTTATTGCCTTCACCAAAAGTTGCGCTAAAGAATTTGGCAGTAGAAATATTCGAGTTAATGCCGTTGCCCCTGGCTTTATAGAGACAGATATGACTGCCTCTTTAAGCCCAGAAATCAGAGCTGAATATGCAAAAGTTATCCCTCTGCAAAAAATGGGAACTCCTTCTGATGTGGCTAATATATGTCTCTTCCTTGCTTCACAGGCAGGAAGTTATATAACAGGACAAACAATCGCCGTAGATGGCGGTTTAACAATGCACTAA
- a CDS encoding acyl carrier protein yields the protein MDIEEKVKKIVMDKLGVEESQVVPSANFIDDLRADSLDTVELVMAFETEFGLSIPEEDQDKLKTVGQAIDYLKEKLE from the coding sequence ATGGATATTGAAGAAAAAGTGAAAAAGATCGTAATGGATAAACTGGGAGTGGAAGAATCCCAGGTAGTTCCTTCCGCCAATTTCATTGATGACCTGCGAGCTGATTCTCTGGATACAGTTGAGCTCGTTATGGCTTTTGAAACAGAATTCGGTCTCAGTATTCCGGAAGAAGATCAGGATAAACTGAAGACCGTTGGCCAAGCTATTGACTATCTGAAGGAAAAACTGGAGTAA
- the fabF gene encoding beta-ketoacyl-ACP synthase II, with the protein MSKRRVVITGMGAITPVGNNVSQTWQSLIDGVSGVELITRFDSSNLSVKIAAEVKNYDPEEHFDHKEIKKLDLYAQYAMIAAREAIADAGLIPGSFDPDRTGVITGAGIGGIMTFEEECIKNYTQGPRRISPFFIPKMIGNIAAAHISIEHNFKGINFNIVSACASANHALGTALRAIQYGDADIIISGGAEAAVTPLAMGGFSAMRALSTHNEEPHVASRPFDAERDGFIMSEGAALLVLEELEHALARGAKIYAELVGYGASEDAYHITAPTENGEGSARAMLMAIKDAGINPEDIDYINAHGTSTPLNDKGETQSIKTVFGDYAYKVKINSTKSMVGHMLGAAAGIEAIVCIKTIQTGIIHPTINLMHPDPECNLDYTPNKAVNHKVNIALSNSLGFGGHNSAIIIRSYN; encoded by the coding sequence ATGTCCAAGAGAAGAGTTGTTATAACTGGTATGGGTGCCATCACCCCTGTTGGCAATAATGTTTCCCAAACCTGGCAGTCACTGATTGACGGTGTTTCTGGAGTGGAATTGATTACCAGATTTGATTCCAGTAACTTATCGGTTAAGATAGCTGCCGAAGTGAAGAATTATGATCCCGAAGAGCATTTTGACCATAAAGAGATCAAAAAGCTGGATTTATATGCTCAATATGCAATGATAGCCGCCAGAGAAGCAATTGCGGATGCAGGTTTAATTCCTGGTTCATTTGATCCGGATAGAACAGGGGTTATTACCGGTGCAGGTATTGGCGGAATAATGACTTTTGAAGAAGAATGCATAAAGAATTACACTCAAGGTCCGCGTAGAATAAGCCCTTTCTTTATTCCCAAAATGATTGGTAACATTGCGGCTGCTCATATCAGCATAGAACATAATTTTAAGGGCATAAATTTTAATATTGTAAGTGCCTGTGCCAGTGCCAATCATGCTTTGGGAACTGCGCTCAGAGCTATTCAATATGGAGATGCGGACATTATTATTAGCGGGGGAGCTGAAGCAGCTGTAACTCCTTTGGCGATGGGTGGATTTTCAGCAATGCGAGCCCTTTCCACTCATAATGAAGAGCCCCATGTAGCATCCCGTCCATTTGATGCTGAGCGCGATGGTTTTATTATGAGCGAAGGAGCCGCTCTGCTTGTTTTGGAAGAACTTGAACATGCATTGGCAAGAGGAGCAAAAATTTATGCGGAATTAGTTGGCTATGGCGCTTCAGAAGATGCGTATCATATTACAGCTCCCACAGAAAACGGTGAAGGCAGTGCCAGAGCGATGTTAATGGCCATAAAAGATGCCGGCATTAACCCTGAAGACATTGATTATATCAATGCGCATGGAACTTCCACGCCTTTAAACGACAAAGGTGAAACTCAATCCATCAAAACCGTCTTTGGTGATTATGCCTACAAAGTGAAGATTAATTCCACCAAAAGTATGGTTGGGCATATGTTAGGTGCCGCGGCAGGAATTGAAGCCATCGTTTGCATTAAGACAATCCAAACGGGTATCATCCACCCTACCATAAATTTGATGCATCCTGATCCTGAATGTAATCTGGATTACACTCCCAATAAAGCAGTTAATCATAAAGTGAATATAGCCCTTTCCAATTCGCTCGGTTTTGGAGGTCATAATTCTGCAATTATAATTAGAAGTTATAATTAG
- the fabD gene encoding ACP S-malonyltransferase: protein MKTAFVFPGQGAQYVGMANDFVQKYPALEEALDNFDDKHNTTLKDVMFSGPEEILKLTSYTQPAILFHSIAALKAFREASNLKPDFTAGHSLGEFSALVACGMITLSEALHLVHKRGEFMIKANADVPFGMSAVIGLDPEQVIQICNQASVVGLVQAVNFNTPSQTVISGTEEGVARAGELAKMNGAKRVIPLVVGGPFHTPLIAKASDWLKEEMQQFDFLDISIPVISNVTAIPVTKGEEERELLARQIVSPVLWVQSVQYMISQGVQRFIEFGPQRVLSGMIRNINKEVEVFSIDKYEDIDAVVSVTG from the coding sequence ATGAAGACAGCTTTCGTTTTCCCCGGTCAGGGCGCTCAGTATGTAGGAATGGCAAATGATTTTGTGCAGAAGTATCCTGCCTTGGAAGAAGCGTTGGATAATTTTGACGATAAGCATAATACGACTTTAAAGGATGTAATGTTTTCCGGACCGGAAGAAATCCTAAAATTAACCAGCTATACTCAGCCCGCTATTTTATTTCATAGTATAGCCGCCTTAAAGGCATTTCGGGAAGCAAGTAACCTAAAACCGGATTTTACGGCAGGTCATTCTTTGGGAGAATTCAGCGCTTTGGTCGCTTGTGGAATGATTACTCTTTCTGAGGCATTGCATTTAGTGCACAAAAGAGGCGAATTTATGATCAAAGCCAATGCGGATGTTCCTTTTGGAATGAGTGCAGTTATTGGCTTGGACCCGGAACAAGTTATTCAGATCTGTAATCAGGCATCGGTGGTGGGATTAGTTCAGGCGGTAAATTTCAATACTCCTTCCCAAACAGTGATATCCGGAACGGAAGAAGGAGTGGCAAGAGCCGGTGAATTAGCCAAAATGAATGGCGCCAAAAGAGTCATTCCTTTGGTGGTGGGAGGTCCATTTCACACTCCTTTAATAGCTAAAGCCAGCGACTGGTTAAAAGAAGAAATGCAGCAATTTGACTTTTTAGACATCAGTATTCCGGTAATTTCCAATGTGACGGCAATCCCCGTTACCAAGGGAGAAGAAGAAAGAGAATTACTGGCGCGTCAAATTGTTTCTCCCGTTCTTTGGGTGCAAAGTGTTCAATATATGATTTCGCAGGGAGTTCAGCGTTTTATAGAATTTGGTCCCCAGAGGGTTTTGAGCGGAATGATCAGAAATATAAATAAAGAGGTGGAAGTTTTTTCCATTGACAAATATGAAGACATAGATGCCGTTGTGTCTGTGACAGGTTAA
- a CDS encoding beta-ketoacyl-ACP synthase III: MPNYYAKFSSFGSYVPQKVLNNFDLEKIVETSDEWIRTRTGMFERHIADKNQAASDLAIEAATRAIESSSVKYKDIDQIIVATISGDHPFPSTACILQKRLGLKDIPAFDVSAGCTGFIYATDVARQYIQSGTVQNILVVGVEILTKITNWKDRNTCVLFGDGAGAAIVSRAESSEISRIIDSKIYADGSQGENLIQYAGGSRMPASKETVEKNLHTVYMEGNRIFKSAIKSMYAVTDEVLKRNNLTAEDIDWIIPHQANLRIIENLADKLKVPMSKVIVNIEKYGNTSSATIPIALDEAIRNQKIRRGDLILLTSFGAGLTWGSILARY; the protein is encoded by the coding sequence ATGCCCAATTACTATGCTAAATTTTCTTCCTTCGGTAGCTATGTTCCCCAGAAAGTTTTGAATAACTTCGATCTGGAAAAAATCGTGGAAACAAGCGATGAATGGATTAGAACACGCACTGGAATGTTTGAAAGACATATTGCCGATAAAAATCAAGCTGCCAGCGATCTGGCTATTGAAGCGGCTACCAGAGCCATTGAAAGTTCATCGGTAAAATATAAAGATATAGACCAAATAATTGTAGCCACCATATCTGGCGATCATCCTTTTCCTTCCACTGCCTGTATTTTGCAAAAAAGATTGGGTTTGAAAGACATACCTGCTTTTGATGTTTCCGCTGGATGCACAGGTTTCATTTACGCTACTGATGTTGCCCGCCAATATATCCAAAGCGGAACAGTGCAAAATATTTTAGTTGTCGGAGTGGAAATCCTCACCAAAATCACCAACTGGAAAGATCGTAATACTTGTGTTCTTTTTGGTGACGGTGCAGGCGCTGCCATTGTTAGTAGAGCCGAATCCAGTGAAATTTCCCGGATTATAGACAGTAAAATATATGCCGATGGCAGCCAGGGAGAAAATTTAATCCAATATGCCGGTGGCTCTCGTATGCCTGCCAGCAAGGAAACAGTGGAAAAAAACCTCCATACTGTCTATATGGAAGGCAACCGAATTTTTAAAAGTGCCATTAAAAGTATGTATGCCGTTACCGATGAAGTGCTAAAACGCAATAACCTTACTGCCGAAGATATTGATTGGATAATACCTCATCAGGCAAATCTGCGCATTATTGAAAATTTGGCGGATAAGCTGAAAGTGCCGATGAGCAAAGTAATCGTTAATATAGAAAAATACGGAAATACTTCCTCTGCCACCATTCCCATAGCTTTGGATGAGGCAATTCGCAATCAAAAAATCCGACGCGGCGATTTAATCTTGTTAACTTCTTTCGGAGCTGGCTTAACCTGGGGTAGTATTTTAGCACGCTATTAA
- the rnc gene encoding ribonuclease III — protein MKSIISLIVDYVNSKKITEQYPKWEKSLSQLQKKINYTFHDPTLLKAALTHKSYLHRHLDEHKTPSPFERMEFLGDSILGFIVSKELFTQNPDEQEGKLSKLKSKIVSETYLTLKANAIDLGKYLLLSPEEQQAGGASKSSILSDTMEALICAIYLDNGITAAGKFIHRFILENYQEIVNRDELINYKSILQEYMQSRNQEPPTYVTVAEQGPEHKKVFVVEVRWGTKLLGVGKGTTKKNAHQEAARMACQKMGI, from the coding sequence ATGAAATCAATCATATCACTGATTGTGGATTATGTTAACAGTAAAAAAATAACTGAACAGTATCCAAAATGGGAAAAATCCCTTTCTCAGCTGCAAAAGAAAATTAATTATACATTTCATGACCCCACTTTATTGAAAGCTGCCTTAACGCATAAGTCCTATTTGCATCGTCATCTGGATGAACATAAAACACCCTCTCCCTTTGAACGCATGGAATTTTTAGGCGATTCCATTCTTGGATTCATTGTCAGCAAAGAACTGTTTACCCAAAATCCGGACGAACAGGAAGGCAAGCTTTCCAAGTTGAAATCAAAAATCGTTTCTGAGACATATCTAACTTTAAAAGCCAATGCCATCGATTTGGGTAAATATCTCCTTTTAAGTCCAGAAGAGCAACAAGCCGGAGGCGCATCCAAATCTTCCATTCTTTCAGATACTATGGAAGCTTTGATTTGTGCCATATATTTGGATAATGGAATAACCGCCGCCGGCAAATTCATTCATCGCTTCATCTTGGAAAATTATCAGGAGATTGTTAACCGAGATGAGCTAATTAACTATAAAAGTATTTTGCAAGAATATATGCAAAGCAGAAATCAGGAACCACCCACTTATGTAACCGTAGCGGAACAAGGTCCTGAACACAAAAAGGTCTTTGTAGTGGAAGTGCGTTGGGGAACTAAGCTTTTAGGAGTCGGTAAAGGAACTACCAAGAAAAATGCTCATCAGGAAGCAGCCCGGATGGCTTGTCAAAAAATGGGCATATAA